One window of the Corvus moneduloides isolate bCorMon1 chromosome 10, bCorMon1.pri, whole genome shotgun sequence genome contains the following:
- the FAM131A gene encoding protein FAM131A isoform X3 translates to MLPKSRRALTIQEIAALARSSLHGISQVVKEHVTKPTAMAQGRVAHLIEWKGWCKPVESPSALESAFSSYCHLSEGEQEARFAAGVAEQFAIAEAKLRAWSSVDGDDSNDESYDEDFMPSTESSQPTELTGTMPASALLRDLLQGHLCQLGVRHGSCEPESDSSHTLSPETLCSSLCSLEMVSPSELTAKLLGSLGGEDLLLPKLPPPASQSALRGLTRLRCQDSLYSVSYAEACLSPTEDEVVLSKDFPLRRKISDVASSGVASLEEEEEAEEP, encoded by the exons ATGCTGCCCAAGTCACGGCGCGCGCTGACCATCCAGGAGATCGCTGCCCTGGCCCGCTCCTCACTGCACG GCATCTCACAGGTGGTGAAGGAGCACGTGACGAAGCCGACGGCCATGGCACAGGGCCGTGTTGCTCACCTCATCGAGTGGAAGGGCTGGTGTAAGCCAGTGGAGTCACCTTCTGCCCTGGAGAGCGCCTTCAGCTCCTACTGCCACCTGAGCGAGGGCGAGCAGGAGGCGCGATTCGCTGCTG GTGTGGCGGAGCAGTTTGCCATCGCTGAGGCCAAGCTGCGAGCCTGGTCCTCAGTGGATGGGGACGACTCCAATGACGAGTCCTACGATGAGGACTTCATGCCCTCCACAGAGAGCTCCCAGCCCACCG agctgACAGGCACGATGCCCGCCAGCGCGCTGCTGCGAGACCTGCTGCAGGgccacctgtgccagctggGCGTGCGGCACGGCTCCTGCGAGCCCGAGAGCGACTCCTCGCACACCCTCTCCCCTGAGActctctgctccagcctctgcagccTGGAGATGGTGTCGCCCTCCGAACTCACTGCCAAACTGCTGGGCTCCCTGGGGGGTGaggacctgctgctgcccaagcTGCCGCCCCCAGCCAGCCAAAGTGCCTTGCGGGGCCTGACACGGCTCCGGTGCCAGGACTCCCTCTACTCCGTGTCCTACGCCGAAGCCTGTCTCTCGCCCACGGAGGACGAGGTGGTGCTGAGCAAGGACTTCCCACTCCGCCGGAAAATCTCTGACGTCGCCTCCTCCGGGGTGGCATcgctggaggaggaggaggaggccgaAGAGCCCTGA
- the FAM131A gene encoding protein FAM131A isoform X1, with the protein MGAWSPVPGWGRALLLTQAEELPGRESPVLQQRVVSGLRLDKKPLPWVAVDTTLCVEWKEVKALSPLSVSRPLPRLVRQASFDSQDFFQVNVEDTVEMLPKSRRALTIQEIAALARSSLHGISQVVKEHVTKPTAMAQGRVAHLIEWKGWCKPVESPSALESAFSSYCHLSEGEQEARFAAGVAEQFAIAEAKLRAWSSVDGDDSNDESYDEDFMPSTESSQPTELTGTMPASALLRDLLQGHLCQLGVRHGSCEPESDSSHTLSPETLCSSLCSLEMVSPSELTAKLLGSLGGEDLLLPKLPPPASQSALRGLTRLRCQDSLYSVSYAEACLSPTEDEVVLSKDFPLRRKISDVASSGVASLEEEEEAEEP; encoded by the exons ATGGGTGCCTGgtccccagtgccaggctggggacgTGCGTTACTGCTGACACAGGCGGAAGAGTTGCCCGGGCGTGAGTCACCAGTGCTGCAGCAACGAGTTGTGTCTGGTCTCAGACTGGACAAGAAGCCGCTACCATGGG TGGCCGTGGACACAACGCTGTGTGTGGAGTGGAAGGAGGTGAAGGCACTGTCACCCCTGAGTGTTTCCCGCCCGCTGCCCCGGCTGGTGCGCCAGGCCTCCTTCGACAGCCAAGACTTCTTCCAG GTCAATGTTGAGGACACTGTCGAGATGCTGCCCAAGTCACGGCGCGCGCTGACCATCCAGGAGATCGCTGCCCTGGCCCGCTCCTCACTGCACG GCATCTCACAGGTGGTGAAGGAGCACGTGACGAAGCCGACGGCCATGGCACAGGGCCGTGTTGCTCACCTCATCGAGTGGAAGGGCTGGTGTAAGCCAGTGGAGTCACCTTCTGCCCTGGAGAGCGCCTTCAGCTCCTACTGCCACCTGAGCGAGGGCGAGCAGGAGGCGCGATTCGCTGCTG GTGTGGCGGAGCAGTTTGCCATCGCTGAGGCCAAGCTGCGAGCCTGGTCCTCAGTGGATGGGGACGACTCCAATGACGAGTCCTACGATGAGGACTTCATGCCCTCCACAGAGAGCTCCCAGCCCACCG agctgACAGGCACGATGCCCGCCAGCGCGCTGCTGCGAGACCTGCTGCAGGgccacctgtgccagctggGCGTGCGGCACGGCTCCTGCGAGCCCGAGAGCGACTCCTCGCACACCCTCTCCCCTGAGActctctgctccagcctctgcagccTGGAGATGGTGTCGCCCTCCGAACTCACTGCCAAACTGCTGGGCTCCCTGGGGGGTGaggacctgctgctgcccaagcTGCCGCCCCCAGCCAGCCAAAGTGCCTTGCGGGGCCTGACACGGCTCCGGTGCCAGGACTCCCTCTACTCCGTGTCCTACGCCGAAGCCTGTCTCTCGCCCACGGAGGACGAGGTGGTGCTGAGCAAGGACTTCCCACTCCGCCGGAAAATCTCTGACGTCGCCTCCTCCGGGGTGGCATcgctggaggaggaggaggaggccgaAGAGCCCTGA
- the EIF4G1 gene encoding eukaryotic translation initiation factor 4 gamma 1 isoform X6 translates to MSWVGWTQAAPQHFYQNRAQPPASASRVQSNTTARPGPPAHVYPAASQVMMIPSQISYTPSQGAYYIPGQGRSTYVVPTQQYPVQPGAPSFYPGASPTEFGTYAGAYYPAQGVQQFSAGVPTAQVIVSQQPPIPTKRERKTIRIRDPNQGGKDITEEIMSGARTSSTPTPPQAGSGLEPQANGETPHVAVIVRPDDRPKPALVVSKPVSLEPSKSASPSPPPPLIPEVEPVVLSPVTLVPMEPPVDTDMKAEQGEAPPDPQKTLSAITTVPGAVELPLVPAPGMDTVAAEEEEEEEEEVAIPLPEPTPQESVPPEVLPVPVVPPMPAVPLVPAAPLPPPVVPQAPEAPAKPASPSPTPPREEPCPEPTAEANGVLEEMPEPVPEVPLCQPVLASELVPAPALDSPIAQPEELPLPNGVEGTSKVEPSDEQPESDVSPISEPEEPAQPGTPASPPAEEEEEESEGPGETQERSLSPAPAPSQTSEATAQVAMSVPKKKRRMKELNKKEAVGDLLDAFKESQTGDSASEVENKPPTSAPASEAEDAAPARPQEESEETWEEKEDKLAPEKGKAAGQKYGYKEEQWKPLNPEEKKRYDREFLLGFQFIFASMQKPEGLPQITDVVLDKPCVPSQANKTPLRALDPIRFSGMNCSPDFTPSFANLGRPVMGNRGLPSGLGPRRSQQSQRKEPRKIIATVSLNEDVKLNKAEKAWKPSSKRASEEEDPENIKTQELLRRVRSILNKLTPQMFQQLMKQVMELSIDTEERLKGVIDLVFEKAISEPNFSVAYANMCRCLMGLKVPTTDKPTVTVNFRKLLLNRCQKEFEKDKDDDEIFEKRQKEMDDASAPEEKARMKDELEEARDKARRRSLGNIKFIGELFKLKMLTEAIMHDCVVKLLKNHDEESLECLCRLLTTIGKDLDFEKAKPRMDQYFNQMEKIIKEKKTSSRIRFMLQDVIDLRRNSWVPRRGDQGPKTIDQIHKEAEMEEHREHIKVQQLMSKDKRRGPPGPSSSGRSSLVADDGWNTVPISKGNRPIDTSRLTKITKPGSIDSNNQLFAPGGRLSWGKGSSGGSGAKPADSASDSGRPATSTLNRFSALQQSMPAESPESRRVVQRSSSSRDRSEKAGDRGDRELRSEKGSDRLERPDQGERADRNRSALTKRSFSKETEDRSREREKQGGPEAVRKAASMTEERDRSRETIKQEPTPPATSTKPTLSEEELEKKSKAIIEEYLHINDMKEALQCVQELGSPSLLYIFVQNGIESTLERSTISREHMGALLCQLVKAGTLSKEQYYKGLREILETAEDMEIDIPHIWLYLAELITPILQEEGIPMEELFREITKPLVPIGKATTLLVEVLGLLCKGMGQKTAGKLWRDGGLSWKEFLPEDQDVNKFVTEQKLEYTMGDSSDMPSRKELTSEELCKQMDKLLKENPNNQRIYDWIEANLSEQQVSSNTFIRALMTSVCHLAIVFENPYRVDAMVIRNQAKLLQKYLRDEQKELQALYALQALVVKLEQPPNLLRMFFDALYDEDVIKEEAFYKWESSKDPAEQQGKGVALKSVTAFFTWLREAEDESDNN, encoded by the exons ATCCGAATACGAGACCCCAACCAAGGTGGCAAAGACATTACAGAAGAAATTATGTCTGGAGCAAGGACCTCAtccacccccacccctccaCAG GCTGGAAGCGGTTTGGAGCCCCAGGCCAACGGAGAGACCCCCCATGTAGCAGTTATTGTCCGGCCTG ATGACCGCCCGAAGCCCGCGCTGGTGGTGAGCAAGCCCGTGTCCCTGGAGCCCAGCAAGTCGGCATCCCCGTCGCCTCCCCCTCCCCTGATCCCTGAGGTGGAGCCTGTGGTGCTCTCGCCTGTGACGCTGGTGCCAATGGAGCCTCCCGTGGACACGGACATGAAAGCGGAGCAGGGCGAGGCGCCACCTGACCCGCAAAAGACGTTAAGCGCCATCACTACAGTGCCAGGGGCTGTGGAGCTGCCCCTTGTGCCCGCGCCCGGCATGGACACGGTGGctgcggaggaggaggaggaagaggaggaggaggttgcTATTCCCCTCCCAGAGCCCACCCCACAGGAGTCTGTGCCCCCCGAGGTGCTGCCGGTGCCCGTTGTTCCCCCGATGCCAGCCGTGCCCCTGGTGCCGGCCGCGCCGTTGCCACCGCCCGTTGTACCACAGGCCCCTGAAGCGCCCGCCAAACccgcctcccccagccccacaccgcCCCGGGAAGAGCCCTGCCCCGAGCCCACTGCTGAGGCCAACGGGGTCTTGGAGGAGATGCCTGAGCCGGTCCCTGAGGTGCCCCTGTGCCAGCCGGTGCTGGCCTCTGAGCTGGTGCCTGCGCCCGCCCTGGACTCCCCCATTGCCCAGCCTGAAGAGCTGCCCCTACCCAATGGGGTGGAGGGCACCAGCAAAGTGGAGCCGAGCGACGAGCAGCCCGAGTCAGATGTCAGCCCCATCTCAGAGCCtgaggagccagcccagcctggcaccccTGCCTCCCCgcctgcagaggaggaggaggaagagagtgAAGGCCCTGGTGAGACCCAGGAGAGAAGCTtgagcccagcccctgccccttcGCAGACCTCGGAGGCGACCGCACAAG TCGCCATGTCGGTGCCAAAGAAGAAGCGAAGGATGAAGGAGCTGAACAAGAAGGAGGCAGTAGGGGATTTGCTGGATGCCTTTAAAGAG TCTCAGACCGGTGATAGTGCCTCGGAGGTGGAGAACAAGCCCCCCACGTCTGCCCCTGCCAGTGAAGCAGAGGACGCGGCTCCTGCCCGTCCACAGGAAGAGTCGGAAGAGAcgtgggaggagaaggaggacaAGTTGGCCCCGGAGAAGGGCAAGGCTGCTGGCCAGAAATATGGCTACAAGGAAG AGCAATGGAAGCCGCTGAACCCTGAGGAGAAGAAGCGATATGATCGGGAGTTCCTGCTGGGCTTCCAGTTCATCTTTGCCAGCATGCAGAAACCTGAGGGGCTGCCCCAGATCACAGATGTGGTGCTGGACAAG CCGTGTGTACCTTCGCAGGCCAACAAGACCCCACTGCGGGCACTTGACCCCATCCGCTTCAGTGGCATGAACTGCAGCCCTGACTTCACCCCTTCCTTCGCCAACCTTGGCCGGCCTGTCATGGGCAACCGGGGCCTG CCCTCAGGGTTGGGTCCCCGCcgctcccagcagagccagaggaaGGAGCCCCGCAAAATCATTGCTACTGTGTCCCTCAATGAGGATGTCAAGCTGAACAAGGCCGAGAAGGCCTGGAAACCCAGCAGCAAACGTGCTTCCGAGGAGGAGGATCCTGAGAATATCAAGACACAG GAACTGCTCCGCCGCGTCCGCAGCATCCTCAACAAGCTGACGCCCCAGATGTTCCAGCAACTGATGAAGCAGGTGATGGAGTTGTCCATCGACACGGAGGAGCGGCTCAAGGGTGTCATCGACCTCGTCTTCGAGAAGGCCATCTCGGAGCCAAACTTCTCTGTTGCCTATGCTAACATGTGCCGTTGCCTTATGGGG CTTAAAGTGCCCACAACAGACAAGCCCACAGTGACTGTGAACTTCCGCAAGCTGCTGCTCAACCGCTGCCAGAAGGAGTTTGAGAAGGACAAGGACGACGATGAGATCTTTGAGAAGCGGCAGAAGGAGATGGATGATGCCAGTGCC CCCGAGGAGAAGGCGCGTATGAAGGATGAGCTGGAGGAGGCGCGGGACAAGGCTCGACGACGATCCCTGGGCAACATCAAGTTCATTGGAGAGCTCTTCAAACTGAAGATGTTGACGGAGGCCATCATGCATGACTGTGTGGTGAAGCTGCTCAAAAACCACGATGAAGAGTCTCTTGAGTGCCTTTGCCGCCTGCTTACGACTATTGGCAAGGACTTGGACTTTGAGAAAGCCAAG CCTAGGATGGACCAGTACTTCAATCAGATGGAGAAGAtcatcaaagagaaaaagacatCATCCCGAATCCGTTTCATGCTGCAGGATGTTATTGACCTAAGACGG AATAGCTGGGTGCCGCGGCGAGGAGACCAGGGCCCCAAAACCATAGATCAGATCCACAAGGAAGCAGAGATGGAGGAGCATCGGGAACACATCAAAGTGCAGCAGCTCATGTCAAAGGACAAGAGGAGAGGACCCCCTGGGCCATCCTCCAGTG GGCGCAGTAGCCTGGTCGCAGATGATGGCTGGAACACAGTGCCCATCAGCAAGGGCAACCGGCCCATCGACACCAGCCGGCTAACGAAGATCACCAAG cctggaTCCATCGACTCCAATAACCAGCTCTTTGCACCGGGTGGGCGGCTGAGCTGGGGCAAGGGCAGCAGTGGGGGGTCTGGCGCAAAGCCCGCAGATTCAG CATCTGATTCAGGGCGACCAGCCACGAGCACCTTGAACCGCTTCTCAGCGCTCCAGCAGTCAATGCCTGCCGAGAGCCCAGAGTCCCGCCGTGTGGTGCAGAG gagcagctccagccgTGACAGGTCAGAgaaggctggggacagaggggaccGGGAGTTGCGTTCGGAGAAGGGCAGTGACCGTCTGGAGCGTCCCGACCAGGGGGAGCGGGCAGACAGGAACAGGTCTGCCCTCACCAAGAGGAGCTTCAGCAAAGAGACAGAGGACAGGAGCCGAGAACGGGAGAAGCAGGGTGGCCCCGAGGCCGTGCGCAAGGCTGCAAGCATGACGGAGGAGCGGGACCGGAGCCGAGAGACCA TTAAACAAGAGCCAACACCTCCTGCAACATCCACCAAGCCCACGCTGTCAGAAGAGGAACTGGAGAAGAAATCCAAGGCAATCATAGAGGAATACTTGCACATCAATGACATGAAG GAGGCCCTGCAGTGTGTGCAGGAGCTAGGCAGCCCCTCCTTGCTCTACATTTTTGTGCAAAATGGCATTGAGTCCACGCTGGAGAGGAGCACCATCTCCCGCGAGCACATgggagccctgctctgccagctggtGAAGGCAGGCACTCTCTCCAAGGAGCAGTACTACAAAGG GCTGCGGGAGATCTTGGAGACTGCAGAGGACATGGAGATTGACATCCCACACATCTGGCTGTACCTGGCTGAGCTCATCACCCCCATCCTGCAAGAGGAAGGCATCCCCATGGAGGAGCTGTTCAG GGAGATCACGAAGCCCCTGGTGCCCATTGGGAAGGCCACCACGCTGCTGGTTGAGGTGCTGGGCTTGTTGTGCAAGGGCATG GGCCAGAAGACAGCAGGAAAGCTGTGGCGGGATGGAGgcctgagctggaaggaattCTTGCCTGAGGACCAGGATGTCAACAAATTTGTCACAGAGCAG AAATTGGAGTACACGATGGGGGACAGCTCTGACATGCCAAGCCGCAAGGAGCTGAcctcagaggagctgtgcaaGCAAATGGACAAACTGCTGAAGGAGAACCCGAACAACCAAAGAATATATGACTGGATTGAG GCCAACCTGAGCGAGCAGCAGGTCTCATCCAACACATTTATCAGGGCCCTGATGACGTCTGTGTGCCACTTGGCCATTGTCT TTGAGAACCCGTACCGCGTGGACGCCATGGTCATCCGCAACCAAGCCAAGCTGCTCCAGAAGTACCTGCGGGATGAGCAGAAGGAGCTCCAGGCACTCTACGCTCTGCAAGCCTTGGTGGTGAAGTTGGAGCAGCCTCCCA ACCTGCTGCGGATGTTCTTTGATGCCCTCTACGACGAGGATGTCATCAAGGAGGAGGCTTTCTACAAGTGGGAGTCCAGCAAGGACCCAGCCGAGCAGCAGGGCAAAGGGGTGGCGCTCAAATCAGTGACAGCCTTTTTCACCTGGCTTCGGGAAGCTGAGGACGAGTCGGACAACAACTGa
- the LOC116448875 gene encoding heat shock protein beta-7-like, translated as MEYPWGAHTVAPPPPSCQVLNKVNCASAAPAASSCRWGARRWQASGGRDASPSAAPRGDGGLVPYLAFLRTGCLIMGIWRWWLAGGWTLPTAGPRGARAAGAMAARSSASTYRAELLSAYGQGHGKPRFEGDRRHGPFGARAHEAFGYPESPGAMYPCSLGTWVRAQGDTYQVVADVSQFEPPDIVVTTSNCHVAIQAEKVAEDGTVCDTFTHKCQLPEDTDPLSVSCTLTETGTLVITARRRASAGPGQPPQLLYRSEATL; from the exons ATGGAGTATCCGTGGGGTGCCCACACCGTGGCACCCCCTCCTCCGTCCTGCCAGGTCTTGAATAAAGTAAATTGTGCGAGCGCTGCGCCGGCCGCCTCTTCTTGCAGGTGGGGGGCAAGGAGGTGGCAGGCCAGCGGTGGCAGGGATGCATCCCCCTCCGCGGCCCCACGGGGTGACGGAGGCCTCGTCCCTTATCTCGCATTCCTACGGACAGGGTGCCTAATTATGGGCATCTGGCGGTGGTGGCTGGCGGGCGGCTGGACCCTCCCCACGGCAGGGCCCCGGGGGGCGCGGGCAGCAGGCGCCATGGCAGCGCGCAGCTCAGCCTCCACGTACCGCGCTGAGCTCCTCAGCGCCTACGGGCAGGGGCACGGCAAACCCCGCTTCGAGGGTGACCGGCGGCATGGACCCTTTGGGGCACGGGCACATGAGGCGTTTGGGTACCCAG AGTCCCCAGGTGCCATGTacccctgcagcctgggcacCTGGGTGCGTGCCCAGGGTGACACCTACCAAGTGGTGGCCGACGTCAGCCAGTTTGAGCCCCCTGACATTGTGGTGACCACCTCCAACTGCCATGTCGCCATCCAGGCAGAAAAG GTGGCTGAGGATGGCACCGTCTGTGACACCTTCACCCACAAGTGCCAGCTGCCTGAGGACACGGACCCGCTGTCGGTGAGCTGCACCCTCACCGAGACTGGCACGTTGGTCATCACTGCCCGGCGCCGCGCCAGTGCCggccctgggcagcccccaCAGCTGCTGTACCGCAGTGAGGCCACGCTGTGA
- the FAM131A gene encoding protein FAM131A isoform X2 yields MGCIGSKTTIVAVDTTLCVEWKEVKALSPLSVSRPLPRLVRQASFDSQDFFQVNVEDTVEMLPKSRRALTIQEIAALARSSLHGISQVVKEHVTKPTAMAQGRVAHLIEWKGWCKPVESPSALESAFSSYCHLSEGEQEARFAAGVAEQFAIAEAKLRAWSSVDGDDSNDESYDEDFMPSTESSQPTELTGTMPASALLRDLLQGHLCQLGVRHGSCEPESDSSHTLSPETLCSSLCSLEMVSPSELTAKLLGSLGGEDLLLPKLPPPASQSALRGLTRLRCQDSLYSVSYAEACLSPTEDEVVLSKDFPLRRKISDVASSGVASLEEEEEAEEP; encoded by the exons ATGGGCTGCATCGGCTCCAAAACCACCATCG TGGCCGTGGACACAACGCTGTGTGTGGAGTGGAAGGAGGTGAAGGCACTGTCACCCCTGAGTGTTTCCCGCCCGCTGCCCCGGCTGGTGCGCCAGGCCTCCTTCGACAGCCAAGACTTCTTCCAG GTCAATGTTGAGGACACTGTCGAGATGCTGCCCAAGTCACGGCGCGCGCTGACCATCCAGGAGATCGCTGCCCTGGCCCGCTCCTCACTGCACG GCATCTCACAGGTGGTGAAGGAGCACGTGACGAAGCCGACGGCCATGGCACAGGGCCGTGTTGCTCACCTCATCGAGTGGAAGGGCTGGTGTAAGCCAGTGGAGTCACCTTCTGCCCTGGAGAGCGCCTTCAGCTCCTACTGCCACCTGAGCGAGGGCGAGCAGGAGGCGCGATTCGCTGCTG GTGTGGCGGAGCAGTTTGCCATCGCTGAGGCCAAGCTGCGAGCCTGGTCCTCAGTGGATGGGGACGACTCCAATGACGAGTCCTACGATGAGGACTTCATGCCCTCCACAGAGAGCTCCCAGCCCACCG agctgACAGGCACGATGCCCGCCAGCGCGCTGCTGCGAGACCTGCTGCAGGgccacctgtgccagctggGCGTGCGGCACGGCTCCTGCGAGCCCGAGAGCGACTCCTCGCACACCCTCTCCCCTGAGActctctgctccagcctctgcagccTGGAGATGGTGTCGCCCTCCGAACTCACTGCCAAACTGCTGGGCTCCCTGGGGGGTGaggacctgctgctgcccaagcTGCCGCCCCCAGCCAGCCAAAGTGCCTTGCGGGGCCTGACACGGCTCCGGTGCCAGGACTCCCTCTACTCCGTGTCCTACGCCGAAGCCTGTCTCTCGCCCACGGAGGACGAGGTGGTGCTGAGCAAGGACTTCCCACTCCGCCGGAAAATCTCTGACGTCGCCTCCTCCGGGGTGGCATcgctggaggaggaggaggaggccgaAGAGCCCTGA